From Rhododendron vialii isolate Sample 1 chromosome 10a, ASM3025357v1, the proteins below share one genomic window:
- the LOC131303365 gene encoding uncharacterized protein LOC131303365, whose translation MHIIKNIIESLIGTLLDINGKSKDGLNARKDMQDLEIKHDLHPKDRGSRTYLPPASYTLSKDKKRIFCKRLFDLKVPDGYSSNIGNCVSMDELKVTGLKSHDCHVLMLQLLPVALKGLLPSGPRNAILRLCAFFNKLCQRVIDQEEMASLEDEVVETLCMFERFFPPSFFDIMVHLTIHLGREARLCGPVQYRWMYLFERHMKIYKRSVGNHARPEGCIAERYLVEECITFCSRHMKSVETTNRGPRNQDFENDVILEGRPISAATSITLTDEVLESAHRYVLFNTAIVEPYLE comes from the exons ATGCatatcattaaaaatattattgagaGCCTTATTGGCACGCTGTTGGATATTAACGGAAAATCCAAAGATGGTTTAAATGCTCGCAAGGATATGCAAGATTTGGAAATAAAGCATGACTTGCATCCAAAAGATCGAGGGTCTAGGACATATCTTCCTCCAGCTTCCTATACACTTTCCAAGGATAAAAAGCGAATATTTTGCAAGAGGTTGTTTGACTTAAAAGTACCTGATGGGTATAGTTCAAATATTGGGAATTGTGTATCAATGGATGAATTGAAGGTCACAGGTCTCAAATCTCATGATTGCCATGTGCTAATGCTTCAGTTGTTGCCTGTAGCCTTAAAGGGGTTACTACCATCTGGACCCAGAAATGCGATACTTCGCCTTTGTGCATTCTTCAATAAATTGTGTCAAAGAGTtattgatcaagaagaaatgGCATCCCTTGAGGATGAGGTGGTTGAAACGTTATGCATGTTTGAGAGGTTCTTTCCACCTTCATTCTTTGATATCatggtgcacttaacaattcaCTTAGGACGAGAAGCACGACTTTGTGGGCCAGTCCAATATCGTTGGATGTACCTTTTTGAGAG ACATATGAAGATATACAAACGAAGTGTTGGGAATCATGCACGACCTGAAGGTTGTATAGCAGAACGCTACCTTGTAGAAGAGTGTATAACATTTTGCAGCCGACACATGAAATCTGTGGAAACAACCAATAGGGGACCTCGCAATCAAGATTTTGAGAACGATGTTATTCTCGAAGGTCGTCCAATATCGGCTGCCACATCCATCACATTGACTGATGAAGTTTTAGAAAGTGCACATCGTTACGTTTTATTCAATACAGCCATAGTGGAACCTTATTTGGAGTAA
- the LOC131303366 gene encoding uncharacterized protein LOC131303366 has protein sequence MVDKDWVRLNRCTDEYMNAALNFVEMANQNAGYLGKILCPCKHCRNLSHHSLDDVYEHLVINGMDPTYTTWFHHGEEPSAAQKPKEVKMSDAHNLYSATYARDADHLEPLDEARDEVFVKALEDAETPLYPGCEKYTKLSAIVTLYKIKAENEWTDESFTILLGKLQDMFPMDNTMLCSVRAVRKFLKKFELGYEKIHACVKDCCLFRKEDAELENCPKCGSSRWKVDVRTKQIKKGVPAKVLRYFPIIPRFRNMYRSFEVAKDLAWHYTHRSSDAKM, from the exons ATGGTGGACAAAGATTGGGTGCGTTTGAATAG ATGCACTGACGAGTATATGAACGCAGCATTGAACTTTGTGGAGATGGCTAATCAAAACGCAGGATATTTAGGAAAGATTCTATGCCCTTGCAAACATTGTCGGAATTTGAGTCACCATTCTCTTGATGATGTTTATGAACACTTGGTCATAAATGGAATGGATCCTACATACACAACTTGGTTTCATCATGGGGAGGAACCAAGTGCTGCACAAAAACCTAAAGAAGTGAAAATGTCAGATGCGCATAACTTATACAGTGCGACTTATGCACGAGATGCAGACCATCTTGAACCACTTGACGAAGCTAGAGATGAGGTCTTTGTAAAAGCATTAGAGGATGCAGAAACTCCATTATACCCTGGTTGTGAAAAATATACGAAGTTGTCAGCAATTGTTACTTTGTACAAgatcaaagctgaaaatgaatggACAGATGAGAGTTTTACTATTCTTTTGGGTAAGCTTCAGGATATGTTCCCCATGGATAATACAATGCTATGTTCTGTTCGTGCAGTTAGAAAGTtccttaaaaaatttgaattgggTTACGAGAAAATTCATGCTTGTGTGAAGGATTGTTGCTTATTCAGGAAAGAGGACGCAGAATTAGAGAACTGTCCAAAATGTGGTAGTTCAAGATGGAAGGTAGATGTACGcacaaagcaaataaaaaaaggggTTCCTGCCAAAGTGTTGAGATATTTTCCTATAATTCCAAGGTTTCGGAACATGTATAGGTCATTTGAAGTAGCTAAAGATTTGGCATGGCACTATACTCATAGAAGCAGTGATGCCAAGATGTGA